In the Lentisphaera araneosa HTCC2155 genome, one interval contains:
- a CDS encoding ABC transporter substrate-binding protein: MRLIGIILLFFWSFSLDAEKLTIYVDADFSNYYESSRSIEVGILSSLHINKEKLHKTKIEVKRLDHRGNNRRSLKNLKIAADDPNTLAVFCGMHSPPVLANKDFINEHKLLLLNPWAAAAPITRTQSKDNYIFRLSLDDSTVGQFLIESAIDIHKTKKPYLLLEDTAWGKNNWNTLTQAITKSQISSAGSDWFKWNLSDYATEKIILNLKESNADSIILVGNSNESASIVNAISKSNLNIPIISHWGVTGGKFYEKLTPKARQHPFLFIQSSLDLSKTSDNEIISKASKLFPNDFDNHYIKAPSGFIHAYDLTSLLLEASQNKLDKRHIELRESVKNELENLKIPVIGLLKTYSKPFSPYRINQAFSHEALGVQDYRMAYFNQKGQINHRRKTDD, translated from the coding sequence ATGCGGCTTATTGGAATTATTTTATTGTTTTTTTGGAGCTTTTCACTAGATGCTGAAAAACTCACAATTTACGTTGATGCAGACTTTTCCAATTACTATGAGTCTAGTCGCTCTATCGAAGTTGGGATCTTGTCCTCACTTCATATCAACAAAGAAAAATTACATAAGACCAAAATAGAAGTTAAACGACTCGATCATAGGGGCAATAACCGCCGCAGCCTTAAAAATTTAAAAATTGCTGCCGACGACCCAAACACTCTTGCGGTATTTTGTGGCATGCATTCTCCCCCTGTACTTGCTAACAAAGACTTTATTAATGAACACAAACTTTTACTGCTGAATCCTTGGGCAGCCGCCGCTCCCATAACTCGAACACAAAGTAAAGATAATTATATCTTTCGACTCTCACTCGATGATTCTACTGTGGGACAGTTCCTAATTGAAAGTGCCATTGACATTCATAAAACTAAAAAACCTTACCTCTTATTAGAAGACACGGCCTGGGGAAAAAACAACTGGAACACTTTAACTCAAGCTATCACTAAATCACAAATAAGTAGTGCGGGAAGCGATTGGTTTAAATGGAATTTATCAGACTACGCAACTGAGAAAATCATTTTAAACTTAAAAGAATCAAATGCAGACAGCATTATTCTCGTTGGTAATTCAAATGAAAGTGCCTCCATTGTAAATGCTATAAGCAAATCAAATTTAAACATTCCAATCATCTCACACTGGGGAGTTACAGGTGGAAAATTCTATGAAAAACTTACTCCAAAAGCAAGGCAACACCCCTTCCTATTTATACAAAGTTCATTAGATTTATCAAAAACTTCGGACAATGAAATTATTAGTAAAGCATCCAAATTATTCCCTAATGATTTTGATAATCATTATATAAAAGCCCCGAGTGGATTCATTCACGCTTACGATTTAACCTCCCTCTTACTAGAAGCTTCTCAAAACAAATTAGACAAACGTCATATTGAGCTTAGAGAATCAGTGAAAAATGAGTTAGAAAATTTAAAAATACCCGTTATTGGCCTGCTAAAAACTTATTCTAAACCGT
- a CDS encoding MGMT family protein yields the protein MAKNKQQLIDEMSQAQLQGKISAFRLSVLKQLLEIPRGRVSTYANLAKSINCRSSQAIGQALKANPWAPDVPCHRIIKSDFSIGGFFGQGSGEQITKKLNLLKNEGVFFDIQGKINEEKLIFNFDKDKS from the coding sequence ATGGCCAAAAACAAACAACAATTAATTGATGAAATGTCTCAGGCTCAATTACAAGGAAAAATTAGTGCCTTTCGCCTATCAGTTCTCAAACAGCTTCTAGAAATCCCTCGTGGTCGGGTCAGTACTTATGCGAATCTCGCAAAATCCATTAACTGCCGCTCTTCCCAGGCCATTGGCCAAGCTCTAAAAGCCAACCCTTGGGCTCCAGATGTCCCTTGCCATAGAATAATCAAGAGTGATTTTAGTATCGGTGGTTTTTTTGGACAAGGCAGCGGTGAACAGATCACTAAAAAACTCAACTTACTCAAAAACGAGGGTGTTTTTTTTGATATACAGGGCAAGATTAATGAAGAAAAATTAATTTTCAATTTCGATAAGGATAAATCATGA
- a CDS encoding phytochelatin synthase family protein has product MSKLIPLLSLLLLWSCTADSRFDIHTVPKDVHSLSSSEGQKRLARVDQVLYTKTKKFWQPQRKNFCGVCSLTIAGNTLAQNNKIDQDNFFDHKVAEEVIAPATVSKMGMTLRELHEAAKRRTPQFTSQKFYAHTAGLDLFRQELKNLNDNSQYIVNFSRQSLAGEGMRSGHFSLVTAYDVESRSVLILEVQGSRESFWVNDKDLYYAMLAEDPVSKISRGWLRLTKE; this is encoded by the coding sequence ATGTCCAAGTTAATCCCACTCCTGTCATTACTTCTCCTATGGAGTTGTACGGCTGATTCTCGCTTCGACATTCACACTGTCCCTAAAGATGTTCACAGCCTTTCTTCGAGCGAAGGCCAAAAAAGATTGGCACGCGTTGACCAAGTGCTCTACACAAAAACAAAAAAGTTCTGGCAGCCACAAAGAAAGAATTTCTGTGGGGTTTGTTCTCTTACGATTGCAGGAAATACTCTTGCACAAAACAATAAAATTGATCAAGATAATTTTTTTGACCATAAAGTGGCGGAGGAAGTCATTGCTCCTGCCACCGTTTCAAAAATGGGTATGACCTTGAGGGAATTGCACGAAGCTGCAAAACGTCGTACGCCTCAATTCACATCTCAAAAGTTCTATGCCCACACAGCTGGCCTGGACCTCTTCCGCCAAGAACTTAAAAACCTTAATGATAACTCTCAGTATATCGTTAACTTTTCACGTCAATCACTCGCAGGTGAAGGCATGCGTTCTGGCCACTTTTCTCTAGTCACTGCCTACGACGTCGAAAGTCGCTCTGTCTTAATCCTTGAGGTTCAAGGGAGTCGCGAATCATTTTGGGTAAATGACAAAGATCTTTATTACGCTATGCTCGCCGAAGACCCAGTCAGTAAAATTTCACGCGGATGGTTGCGTTTAACTAAGGAGTAA
- a CDS encoding DoxX family protein codes for MSQENTPKLSTDMALLLARIAFGGSMLIAHGWPKLQNFSTVSEKFPALFGLSSSICLGLAVFAEFFCAILLILGLVSRFALSQLIITMSVGVYVNLFIFQRQLFDSPGKPSAELAFIYLMTYVVLIILGPGRVSLDAVISKKRAHKKDNPKKK; via the coding sequence ATGAGCCAAGAAAACACTCCAAAGTTAAGTACGGACATGGCATTGCTTTTAGCTAGAATCGCTTTTGGTGGATCTATGCTTATTGCACATGGATGGCCTAAATTACAAAACTTCTCCACTGTAAGTGAAAAATTCCCTGCTTTATTCGGGCTCAGTTCGAGCATTTGTTTAGGTCTTGCGGTATTCGCGGAATTTTTTTGTGCCATTTTATTAATTTTAGGTTTAGTAAGTCGCTTTGCCTTGTCCCAATTAATAATCACCATGTCTGTAGGCGTCTATGTCAATCTATTTATTTTTCAGCGACAACTTTTTGATTCCCCTGGAAAACCCAGCGCCGAACTCGCTTTCATTTATCTAATGACTTATGTCGTTTTAATTATTCTCGGCCCTGGAAGGGTATCCCTTGATGCTGTTATAAGTAAGAAACGAGCTCATAAAAAAGATAACCCTAAGAAAAAATAA
- a CDS encoding TolC family protein: MKKNLLVGAAFASFISCQTYEPVELKPEEILNEIETQRSQELDLDEFTFAQAAKTMDENNLRLQQIRQKYQGLQKVADIKTPWPNPSLTAGPAKGSRLEDTSASSTQGFVGIAFNIPLGPRLRRNDELNELAALAAYNEQVLSHRELYFNLREAYISFSLSQKAIRLQKKIESTLKTTAQATKKLFDLGSTSKLSLTEVQLQQGELTLAQFDQFSQSKQSLAELSSLLVIDEDQLNKVKLKKIDLPHEQVELNLLKTSFILNNPELARAEMGFHIADAKLRLELAKQYPDLSVGFDAEQEVGERKRTYSVPLSIDLPIFDSNQQSIAISESERKEALLVYKDLLNDKLAELKKLYQQQAFAKRKLKVINEALMPLSKANLNDAKKALELGTIDALRYMDMIKDHQELQFQQVQLEIEAWQSTIKVEKLCGVPLDQELAPNIKNLKLQKMELKK; encoded by the coding sequence ATGAAGAAAAACCTTTTAGTTGGCGCAGCTTTTGCAAGTTTTATTTCCTGTCAAACTTACGAGCCCGTCGAACTCAAACCTGAAGAAATATTAAATGAAATCGAAACTCAACGTTCACAAGAACTCGACTTAGATGAATTTACTTTTGCGCAAGCCGCAAAAACCATGGACGAAAATAATTTGCGGCTTCAGCAAATTCGTCAAAAATATCAGGGCTTACAGAAAGTCGCTGACATTAAAACTCCTTGGCCAAACCCGAGTCTTACTGCGGGTCCTGCAAAAGGCTCACGCTTAGAGGACACAAGCGCGAGCTCCACACAAGGTTTTGTGGGCATCGCCTTCAACATCCCCCTCGGCCCGCGGCTCCGCCGTAACGACGAGCTCAATGAATTAGCTGCCTTAGCGGCTTATAATGAGCAAGTCTTAAGTCATAGGGAGCTTTATTTCAACTTACGTGAAGCTTACATTTCATTCAGTTTATCTCAGAAAGCGATCCGCTTGCAAAAGAAAATTGAATCGACACTCAAAACAACTGCGCAAGCCACAAAGAAATTATTTGACCTAGGTTCCACTAGTAAACTTAGCTTGACTGAAGTTCAGCTCCAACAAGGAGAGCTCACACTCGCTCAATTTGATCAATTTAGTCAATCCAAACAATCATTGGCAGAGCTTTCTTCATTGCTCGTCATCGATGAAGATCAACTTAACAAAGTCAAACTCAAAAAAATTGACCTGCCCCACGAACAAGTCGAACTCAATCTACTCAAAACTAGCTTCATCCTCAATAATCCCGAGCTAGCGCGAGCCGAGATGGGTTTTCATATCGCCGATGCAAAGTTGCGCCTTGAACTAGCCAAGCAATATCCTGACTTAAGCGTTGGCTTTGATGCCGAACAGGAAGTGGGCGAAAGAAAGCGCACTTATTCTGTTCCTCTATCCATTGATCTTCCTATCTTTGATAGTAATCAACAAAGCATTGCCATTAGCGAGAGTGAGCGTAAAGAAGCTCTACTTGTCTACAAAGACTTACTCAATGATAAATTGGCTGAACTCAAAAAGCTCTATCAGCAACAAGCTTTCGCCAAAAGAAAACTCAAAGTGATCAATGAAGCGCTCATGCCACTTTCCAAAGCGAATTTAAACGACGCGAAAAAAGCACTCGAACTGGGAACCATCGATGCTCTACGTTATATGGATATGATTAAAGATCATCAAGAACTGCAATTCCAACAAGTGCAATTAGAGATCGAAGCTTGGCAAAGCACCATCAAAGTCGAAAAGCTCTGCGGCGTCCCTTTGGATCAAGAATTAGCACCCAATATTAAGAATCTCAAATTACAGAAAATGGAGCTCAAAAAATGA
- a CDS encoding efflux RND transporter permease subunit, producing the protein MLNHIISFALKNRLFVIGSALLMTVAAYFIADDMPIDVLPDLNRPTVVIMTEAHAMVPEDVEQLVTLPLEQILNGATGVENVMSSSGLGLSVIKVQFAWGTDIYRNRQIVMEKLPLAKSRLPEGIEPVMAPISSIMGQIQIIGINSKTGKHSPSDIRALAEYQIKYELLSIPGVSKVIIGGGSAKQLQAIIDAEKLRSFGVGIQEIEEAINKNNANSSGAFINLGTKAPAITVRGFIKNKQDLENVVVKADDLRPILLKDVASIQFGPSPIKIGEAGINGSPGILMVIMKQPGYDTVQLTEEVEKRLESLSASLDSDLEINSDLFKQSIFIERAIDNVMEAVRDGGIMVIIILFIFLMNWRITFITLTAIPLSMALTILVFSLFDVSINTMTLGGIAVAIGALVDDAIVDVENVFRRLKENFLKKEEDRLNSLVVIFNASSEVRKPIVIGTLLVMVVYFPLFFLTGMEGKLFTPIGASYIISVLASLLVSLTVTPVLCYFMLPKSLSKGDKKDTYVVRTLKTFVAKVIAISIKHAKAVLILLVIALGISISFLLTRGMQFLPPFNEGVAQINLVLPPDTGLETSNAYGLRLENLLTKVDGIKNVTRRTGRSEGDEHAEGVNTSEVIISFDPEIDRSPEEVIAEIRQEVDAEFPGVAYSIDQPLAHLLSAMLSGVKAQVAVKIFGPDLNILRSLAKDTELALQPIDGVKDLMIEPQVLIPNVSIIPKRDQLAQHSLSVEDVGKTVELALGGESISRFVQGQFTYPITLSLKKENRESLDDIRKLYIPKANGELIRLSDVAEVSQTMSYNNIKHENVGRRIIVQHNVAGRSLGEVVAEVDSALDSVRARMENLKGYSLKISGQFEAQRKATQRILWLSIVSILCMILILYMHFKSINLSLQVMISIPMAFIGAVSYLAISQQTLSVATLVGLISLGGIAARNAILLLDHYIHLHRDEGVKFTPELIIKAGQERMVPVIMTALTSGIALIPLALAPGQPGKEILYPVATVIIGGLISSTLLEFIVSPAAFWLFGKKAAEKSKTSEQVQFNFK; encoded by the coding sequence ATGTTGAATCATATTATTTCATTCGCCTTAAAAAATAGGCTCTTTGTCATTGGCTCCGCCTTGCTCATGACCGTGGCGGCTTATTTCATTGCCGATGACATGCCCATTGATGTTCTTCCCGACCTCAACCGTCCCACGGTTGTGATCATGACGGAAGCCCATGCCATGGTTCCCGAAGATGTGGAACAGCTTGTCACTTTGCCTCTGGAGCAAATCTTAAACGGAGCCACTGGGGTTGAGAACGTCATGTCGAGTTCGGGCTTGGGGCTCTCTGTCATTAAAGTCCAATTTGCTTGGGGCACCGATATTTATCGCAATCGACAAATTGTCATGGAAAAGCTCCCTCTCGCTAAATCGCGCCTACCGGAGGGAATCGAACCCGTCATGGCTCCTATCTCATCGATCATGGGGCAGATTCAAATCATTGGCATCAATAGTAAGACGGGGAAACATTCGCCTTCCGATATTCGAGCTTTAGCAGAGTACCAAATCAAATATGAGTTGCTTTCAATCCCTGGAGTTTCAAAAGTTATCATCGGCGGTGGCTCAGCTAAACAATTGCAAGCCATTATTGATGCGGAAAAACTCCGTAGCTTTGGTGTCGGCATTCAAGAAATTGAAGAAGCGATCAACAAAAATAATGCCAATAGCAGTGGCGCCTTTATCAACTTAGGCACTAAAGCTCCCGCCATCACAGTGCGCGGCTTCATTAAGAATAAGCAAGACCTCGAGAACGTTGTTGTTAAAGCAGATGACTTACGCCCCATCCTTTTGAAAGATGTGGCTTCTATTCAGTTCGGCCCATCTCCCATTAAAATCGGCGAAGCGGGAATCAATGGCTCTCCAGGTATCTTAATGGTCATCATGAAACAGCCTGGCTACGACACCGTCCAGTTGACTGAGGAAGTTGAAAAGCGACTAGAAAGTCTCTCGGCTAGTTTGGATAGTGACCTAGAGATCAATAGTGATTTATTTAAGCAATCTATTTTTATTGAACGCGCCATCGACAATGTCATGGAAGCCGTTCGCGACGGCGGCATCATGGTCATAATTATCCTCTTCATCTTTTTAATGAACTGGAGAATCACCTTCATCACTTTGACCGCCATACCTTTATCGATGGCACTCACCATCCTCGTCTTTTCTCTTTTTGACGTCTCGATCAACACCATGACTCTGGGTGGAATTGCCGTGGCTATTGGTGCCCTAGTTGACGATGCCATTGTGGACGTGGAAAATGTCTTTAGGCGTTTAAAAGAAAATTTTCTCAAAAAAGAAGAAGATCGGCTCAACTCCCTCGTGGTTATTTTCAATGCCTCATCGGAAGTCCGCAAGCCCATCGTCATTGGCACACTCTTGGTGATGGTTGTGTATTTTCCGCTCTTTTTCTTAACGGGCATGGAGGGCAAATTATTCACGCCCATTGGAGCATCGTATATCATATCTGTCCTGGCCTCGCTCTTGGTTTCATTGACTGTCACTCCAGTGCTCTGTTACTTCATGCTTCCAAAATCATTGAGTAAAGGAGACAAAAAAGATACTTACGTGGTTCGCACCCTTAAGACTTTTGTGGCAAAAGTGATTGCTATAAGTATTAAACACGCCAAAGCAGTGCTCATATTACTTGTCATTGCCTTAGGAATCAGCATTAGTTTCTTGCTGACGCGAGGAATGCAATTCCTGCCTCCCTTTAATGAAGGCGTAGCTCAAATCAACTTGGTTCTCCCGCCTGACACGGGCCTCGAGACTTCTAATGCCTATGGCTTGCGCCTAGAAAATTTACTCACTAAAGTTGATGGCATCAAAAATGTCACGCGCCGAACGGGACGTTCCGAGGGTGACGAACATGCTGAAGGGGTAAATACTTCTGAGGTCATTATAAGTTTTGATCCCGAAATCGACCGTTCCCCAGAAGAAGTGATCGCAGAGATTCGTCAAGAAGTCGATGCTGAGTTCCCTGGTGTGGCTTATTCAATTGACCAACCGCTAGCTCACCTGCTTTCCGCCATGCTCTCGGGAGTCAAAGCTCAAGTGGCCGTTAAAATTTTTGGCCCTGATCTCAACATTTTGCGCTCCCTTGCCAAAGACACCGAGCTCGCACTTCAACCTATTGATGGTGTCAAAGACTTAATGATCGAACCGCAAGTCTTGATCCCTAATGTCTCCATCATTCCAAAACGCGATCAACTTGCTCAACATAGCTTATCTGTTGAAGATGTGGGCAAAACAGTCGAGCTCGCTCTCGGCGGTGAAAGTATATCGCGCTTTGTCCAAGGTCAGTTCACCTACCCGATCACTTTGAGCTTAAAAAAAGAAAATCGAGAATCTTTAGACGACATCCGCAAACTCTACATTCCAAAAGCGAATGGTGAGCTCATTCGCTTATCGGATGTCGCAGAGGTCTCTCAAACCATGAGTTACAATAATATCAAACATGAAAATGTGGGTCGTCGGATCATTGTGCAACACAATGTCGCGGGACGATCTTTAGGTGAAGTGGTTGCCGAAGTTGATTCCGCTTTGGATTCTGTTCGTGCAAGAATGGAAAATCTAAAGGGTTACTCACTCAAGATAAGTGGGCAATTCGAGGCTCAACGCAAAGCCACTCAACGCATTTTATGGCTCAGTATTGTCTCAATCTTATGCATGATTTTGATTCTTTATATGCATTTCAAATCTATCAACCTAAGCTTACAAGTCATGATCAGTATTCCCATGGCTTTCATTGGTGCCGTTTCCTATCTAGCCATTAGTCAACAAACTCTCTCGGTAGCGACATTAGTTGGTCTCATTTCACTCGGTGGTATTGCTGCTCGAAACGCGATTCTTCTTTTGGATCACTACATCCATCTCCATCGTGACGAAGGCGTAAAGTTCACTCCCGAGCTCATTATTAAGGCTGGACAGGAACGCATGGTTCCAGTGATAATGACTGCTCTCACGAGTGGAATTGCCCTCATTCCGCTCGCTTTAGCCCCTGGTCAACCCGGCAAAGAAATCCTCTACCCCGTTGCCACCGTCATTATCGGTGGGCTCATCTCAAGTACCCTACTCGAATTCATTGTAAGTCCCGCGGCTTTTTGGCTCTTTGGTAAAAAAGCGGCGGAAAAATCCAAGACCTCTGAACAAGTCCAATTTAATTTTAAATAA
- a CDS encoding DUF1653 domain-containing protein, protein MKKGIYRHYKGNFYELIDVAKHSETEEEHVVYRPMYGEMGLWIRPLNMFDELIELDGKTIKRFEFYSDKKESP, encoded by the coding sequence ATGAAAAAAGGCATCTACCGTCACTACAAAGGCAACTTCTATGAACTCATCGACGTAGCCAAGCATAGTGAAACAGAAGAAGAGCACGTGGTTTATCGTCCAATGTATGGAGAGATGGGCTTATGGATCCGCCCATTGAATATGTTTGATGAACTGATTGAGCTTGACGGAAAAACAATCAAACGCTTTGAGTTTTATTCAGACAAAAAAGAAAGCCCATAA
- the ggt gene encoding gamma-glutamyltransferase yields the protein MSKYFFHFTLIFSSFLFADPIIRIPQIDLKNTSVSRSKNVMIVCQDDKAADIGLEIIEAGGNAADAGVAIAYALAVTQPKAGNITGGGFALYYDAETKKTVAIDFRERAPSSVKKSDFLKADGSVDQNALRFSPKACAVPGTLAGLDYINKKFGLLKHKTVIEPAIYLAEDGFEVSAGLAYDFKSKKDFLMQNPEAKRIFFPEGEALKQGEILVQEDIAGTLKRLKKYGPNYFYTSHLGKEFVKWHKENGGLITQLDLKSYKVVEREPLIGKYRGLTIASMPAPSSGGMHLIQMLNILENYDLKEMPKDQYYHLLTETMKLAYADRSHYPGDPDFNYIPQQEIISKKYAKKLKRSIKMNRARPAKEISHGKVHFRESNDTTHFSVSDRQGNVLSFTYTINYSFGSGIMIPGLGFFLNNEMDDFAILEGVPNSYGLLGGEANFVKSNKRPLSSMTPTIVFKKDQPYLCTGSPGGSRIISTVLQILLNVIDFNMDLREATLRPRIHHQWLPDKLEFESGLNEEIVESLKKKGHNTEEVFPFGCAETIMMRYDGKHGFADPRRIDGKALGK from the coding sequence ATGTCAAAATATTTCTTTCATTTTACACTTATATTTTCTTCATTTCTCTTTGCGGATCCGATTATAAGAATCCCACAAATTGACTTAAAAAACACTTCCGTAAGCCGTTCAAAAAACGTAATGATTGTCTGCCAAGATGACAAGGCTGCAGATATTGGTTTAGAAATTATTGAAGCTGGGGGCAATGCCGCAGATGCTGGCGTCGCAATTGCCTACGCATTAGCCGTTACTCAACCGAAAGCAGGAAATATTACTGGTGGTGGTTTTGCGCTTTATTACGATGCCGAGACCAAAAAAACTGTGGCTATCGACTTTCGAGAGCGTGCGCCCTCTTCAGTTAAAAAATCCGATTTCTTGAAAGCTGATGGAAGTGTCGACCAAAATGCTTTACGCTTCTCTCCAAAGGCCTGTGCTGTCCCAGGAACTTTAGCTGGACTTGATTACATCAACAAGAAATTTGGCCTACTCAAACATAAAACTGTCATTGAACCTGCCATTTATCTTGCCGAAGATGGCTTTGAAGTCTCCGCTGGCCTTGCTTATGATTTTAAAAGCAAAAAAGATTTTTTAATGCAAAACCCTGAAGCTAAAAGAATATTTTTTCCTGAGGGAGAAGCTCTTAAACAAGGTGAGATCCTTGTTCAAGAAGATATAGCAGGAACTTTAAAACGCCTCAAGAAATACGGGCCCAATTATTTCTACACGAGTCACCTAGGAAAAGAATTTGTTAAATGGCATAAAGAAAATGGTGGCCTCATCACTCAACTTGATCTTAAAAGCTATAAAGTCGTCGAGCGTGAGCCCCTCATTGGTAAATATCGAGGTTTAACAATTGCGTCCATGCCCGCTCCGAGCTCAGGTGGTATGCACCTCATTCAGATGCTGAATATTTTGGAAAATTACGACCTCAAAGAAATGCCAAAAGATCAATATTATCATTTACTTACTGAAACGATGAAGTTGGCTTATGCCGATCGCAGCCACTATCCCGGCGATCCTGATTTTAATTATATTCCTCAGCAAGAAATCATTTCAAAAAAGTATGCCAAGAAATTAAAAAGATCTATTAAAATGAATCGCGCCCGTCCCGCCAAAGAAATTTCTCACGGCAAGGTACATTTTCGCGAAAGTAACGACACCACTCATTTCTCTGTCTCTGATCGTCAAGGCAACGTTTTAAGTTTTACTTACACAATCAATTACAGTTTTGGTAGTGGGATTATGATTCCTGGCCTCGGCTTTTTCTTAAATAATGAAATGGATGATTTTGCCATTCTCGAAGGCGTCCCTAATTCTTATGGTTTACTCGGAGGCGAAGCCAACTTTGTTAAGAGTAATAAACGCCCATTGAGCTCGATGACTCCCACAATCGTATTCAAAAAAGATCAACCCTACTTATGCACTGGAAGTCCTGGAGGAAGTCGAATCATTAGTACAGTTCTACAAATCCTGCTCAATGTCATTGACTTTAACATGGATTTACGAGAAGCAACTTTACGCCCCCGAATCCACCATCAATGGTTGCCCGACAAGCTCGAATTTGAGTCTGGGCTCAATGAAGAAATCGTTGAAAGCCTGAAGAAAAAAGGGCACAATACTGAAGAAGTTTTTCCCTTTGGTTGCGCAGAAACTATTATGATGCGTTATGACGGCAAGCACGGCTTTGCGGATCCAAGACGAATTGATGGCAAAGCTCTAGGTAAATAA
- a CDS encoding HlyD family secretion protein, with product MKSLLILLSITGLFFSCDQIPAHSHENEAVAHEGHDHAKGDACEDDHSSYDDHAGHDHGVEADCDAHSDHGASKESAKISEQALTNMGVKFAEIDSSNYTIFSPVPAYIDNHPLNERPLYAPLSGRLKSFQLEPGQMIASGTILAEIIRDPIPRPQLKLVEDILRPASEEYHSSIAALRSSVRNLKVLNSELTRLEKFKEDSDGLSIVPQKDLISLRYEISKATQDLENNRSKLRLHGLSPSEIKNVEAGKELVKSPKLWLNALKQNYIWTKNSTSLFTLMTKEQQKNRWVIATIGELSAEELIDKNLVEFFTQNKTAIKSFLEISSLLQQGHSLTDIDQLYQLGALESIIKIKAPINKNSWDLKKINIKPGQVVARGDTLFTLTDPSKMMMTAKPSGSEFKLINKAVQNQYSIEATPLIKGSSVDLNDLKISKIIGQEQGSALVLLPSPNTVLSQHSVDGTKYRNWNLRKGMKYKLKVPVKVLEDVIVLPAKAVIDHGSDKVVFVRENDEFIRRKVIILYQNNDVAVIGEGSELLPEESMVIAGAFALELALIAGTPQAVDPHAGHNH from the coding sequence ATGAAATCTCTATTAATACTTTTAAGCATCACGGGCTTATTCTTTTCCTGTGATCAAATTCCCGCTCACTCTCATGAAAATGAAGCCGTCGCTCACGAAGGGCACGATCATGCAAAAGGTGATGCGTGCGAAGACGACCATAGTTCATATGACGATCACGCCGGTCATGACCACGGTGTAGAAGCTGATTGTGATGCTCACAGTGACCATGGCGCCAGTAAAGAATCGGCCAAAATCTCTGAACAAGCCCTCACAAATATGGGTGTTAAATTTGCAGAAATTGACTCAAGTAATTACACAATCTTCAGCCCTGTCCCCGCTTACATAGACAATCACCCACTCAATGAGCGCCCACTCTATGCCCCACTTTCAGGGAGGCTCAAGAGCTTTCAATTAGAACCTGGGCAAATGATTGCTTCTGGAACGATCTTAGCCGAAATTATTCGAGACCCGATCCCTCGCCCACAATTAAAATTAGTGGAAGACATCCTTCGTCCTGCATCTGAAGAATACCATAGCTCTATTGCAGCCCTGCGCTCTTCTGTACGCAACCTCAAAGTCCTAAATAGCGAACTGACGAGACTTGAGAAATTTAAGGAAGATAGCGACGGCTTATCCATTGTTCCTCAAAAGGATCTCATCAGCTTACGTTACGAGATTTCTAAGGCCACTCAAGATCTAGAAAACAACCGCTCCAAGCTCAGGCTTCACGGTTTAAGTCCCTCAGAAATCAAAAATGTCGAAGCAGGAAAAGAATTAGTCAAAAGCCCAAAACTCTGGTTAAACGCTCTCAAGCAAAACTATATCTGGACAAAAAACTCAACTTCACTATTTACCTTAATGACAAAAGAACAGCAAAAAAACCGTTGGGTGATTGCTACGATTGGTGAATTATCCGCCGAGGAACTCATCGACAAAAACTTAGTCGAATTTTTCACACAAAATAAGACCGCTATCAAATCTTTCTTGGAAATCTCGAGTCTCCTTCAGCAGGGTCATAGCTTAACTGATATTGATCAACTCTATCAATTAGGTGCTCTTGAAAGCATCATTAAAATCAAAGCGCCTATCAATAAAAACTCTTGGGATTTAAAGAAGATCAATATCAAACCTGGGCAAGTTGTCGCTCGAGGCGACACCCTTTTCACCTTAACTGATCCGAGCAAAATGATGATGACCGCAAAACCAAGTGGTTCTGAATTCAAACTTATTAATAAAGCCGTTCAAAATCAGTATTCGATTGAGGCCACTCCCCTCATCAAAGGTAGCTCTGTCGACTTAAATGACTTAAAAATCTCAAAAATCATCGGCCAAGAACAGGGCTCCGCTTTAGTCTTACTCCCAAGCCCCAACACTGTCCTGAGTCAGCATTCAGTCGATGGAACCAAGTACCGCAACTGGAATCTACGCAAAGGCATGAAGTATAAATTAAAAGTTCCCGTTAAAGTTCTAGAAGACGTCATTGTGCTCCCCGCCAAAGCCGTCATTGACCACGGTTCCGATAAAGTTGTTTTCGTAAGAGAAAACGATGAATTCATTCGCCGTAAAGTCATTATTCTTTACCAAAATAATGATGTTGCCGTGATTGGCGAGGGTTCTGAACTGCTCCCAGAAGAGTCTATGGTTATCGCAGGCGCTTTTGCCTTGGAGCTCGCCTTAATTGCAGGGACTCCCCAAGCCGTCGATCCACATGCTGGGCACAACCATTAA